The Pristiophorus japonicus isolate sPriJap1 chromosome 26, sPriJap1.hap1, whole genome shotgun sequence DNA segment ccttttgaaagccacaattgagtttgccgccaccaccctctcaggcagcgcattccagatcctaacccctcgctgcgtaaaaaggtttgcccttatgtcgcctttggttcttctgccaatcaccttaaatctgtgccctctggttctcgatcctttggccaatgggaacagtttctctctatctttctctgtccagacccctcatgattttgaaaccaAAACATCAAATTGGAAAAAATGCCAATACCGAAAGCTGAACTCGACCGTACTTTTTTCAAACAGGGAGCTGCGATCATGGTGGCCTTCTGAATATAACTGAGCCCTTCGTAACCCAACTGAACTGGAGAGGATTCAGTTATAAGTATGGAGGCTGGGGCAAAGATCCAGCTCCACTGCCCACTAAAAAGGAGGTGTATTGGGTGGCACCACTGAACACAGATGCACGAATACTTTACAGCTTCAGACTCTACTCTTCATACGATGATTTACTGCTCTACAAGAACCAAGCAGACAAAGTGATTTCAAGATATTCCTCAAactacgggcagggaagtggaatggtTTTGTACAGTAACTTCTTGTATTACAACTGTTACAACTCTCAGAGCATGTGCAGGTATAACATAGACACTGCTGCTATACAGAAGCAGACTCTTGTTAATGCTGCTTACAACAACAGGTTTTCTTATGCAGGCGTTACATACCAGGACATGGACTTTGCTGTTGATGAAGCCGGGCTGTGGGTCATTTACTCCACCGAAGCTAATGCCGGAAATATTGTTATCAGTAAAATTAACGTGACCTCTTTCACTGTGGAAAGGACATGGGTCACCAGCCAGTATAAACCTGGCGTGACCAATGCCTTCATGATATGTGGGGTGTTGTATGCAGTTAAGCCCGTGAGCACACGGATTGAAGAGATTTTCTATACATTTGACACCAGAACTGGTGAGGAAGGTAAGGTGAACATAAAGATGGATAAAGTATTGGAGAAACTGCAAAGTGTTAGTTACAATCCATCTGACCACAAGCTCTATGTGTACAATGATGGCTACCAGGTAACCTACGATGTGATATTTAAACGTAATGAACAACCATCAACTCCACAATTAGCAAACTGATTAACAGGGACTGGGAATCATGGGGGGGATCCGGGTCCAAATTGGAATTTCTCGACCTGAATCTTGGGTTCGATTTAGACTCCATCTTACATTCTTCTTACCAGCACAGTTTAACCTGCAGCACCACAGATCCCGAAGCTACATTCACCCAGAGTAGCTAGCATGTGTCCTCCAAGGTCTGATTCACCCTATCTGAAGAGGTTCATTATCTCAGTGTGAATCATTACATATTacatagcatttacagcacagGATCAGACCAATCATCCCAagcagtttatgctccactcgagcctcctcccatctttcctcatctaaatctatcagcataaccctctattcccttctcccccatatacttgtccagcctccccttaaatacatcgatactattcgcttcaaccactccctgtggcagcgagttccacattctcaccgctctctgggtaaagacatttcttctgaattcccgagtggatttcttggtgaccatctgatattgatggcctctagttatgctcctccctacaattggaaacattctccctgtgcctgctctctcaaaacctttcatcattgtaAATTAAACCAAAATTAAAGCAAACATAATTACAATTGGCAGTGTTTGGGCTGGAAGGGCATTCAGTGTGAGAGTTGCCAGCTGGGTATCTGCATTGAAACTAAGGCTGCACCTTCGGGCTTGGAGGAAAGGCGAAGTCACAATGGGTTCAGTGCAATCTGCAAAATAGCTCTTGGATTGATCTAGCAAATGCAAGAGGCAGGCGATCTATTTGTTAAGGTGTAATTCACCTGAGCTCTCGCTCAACCAGTCCTTTCAACTGTTGGACAAGTGACACAGTGAGTGTGAAGAGGTAACCTTTCTGATCGATGGTAACATTCTGACTGTGAGAGAATCCATGGGTGTGACGGTTCATTAAATATCTGTAACTGTCCTGCTCGCTGGGCAGATTGTAAAAACCTTTACGCCGGGAGAAAGTGCTTTTGACATTGCTTGGTGTTGTATTCATTCATTGTCTGTCTCTGTCGCTAATTATTATCGAAGTTAATGATCAGATACAAGTGTTTATTTGGAGATTTACACTGGAATTTTTGGCAAATTTACTAATAAACAGCAGCATCTACAACGATTGTGTTGTGTGTTACTAAACGCGTTATTTATTCTAAGTTTCTTCACTTTTCAGCCCTTCAGTCCCATGTATAAACATTTTTATttcctcctccccatctctatcACTCCACAGCCTCACTGATAAGAGAGCcaaggattatggagagcaggcagggaattggagttgagggcaagatcagatcagccctgaacttattgaatggcggagcaggctcgaggggccgaatggccgactcctgctcctacataagaacataagaactaggaacaggagtaggccatctagcccctcgagcctgctccgccattcaacaagatcaaggctgatctggccgtggactcagctccacttacccgcccgctccccataacccttaattccattattggttaaaaatctatctatctgtgacttgaatacattcaatgagctagcctcaactgcttccttgggcagagaattccacagattcacaaccctctgggagaagaaattccttctcaactcggttttaaattggctcccctgtattttgaggctgtgccccctagttctagtctccctgaccagtggaaacaaccactctgcctctatcttgtctatccctttcatgattttaaatgtttctataagatcacccctcatcctt contains these protein-coding regions:
- the LOC139239095 gene encoding olfactomedin-4-like, producing MKMLFLLLLAIFLRLSLAQTANGTVSSDGVCVCSVILPDNTFPVQRMEYLEISSQELSVSVQREISKVQQYSRTLSVYSVKLVNLTRRVQRMETGGSYTQLDFELLKLEIRELVSLTSRLRLTVNGSNTIIEQLYSEIANMSRTVSQLETFDKENVLAVRREIALLKKRLQDCEENQVAPTLAPVEYGSCDHGGLLNITEPFVTQLNWRGFSYKYGGWGKDPAPLPTKKEVYWVAPLNTDARILYSFRLYSSYDDLLLYKNQADKVISRYSSNYGQGSGMVLYSNFLYYNCYNSQSMCRYNIDTAAIQKQTLVNAAYNNRFSYAGVTYQDMDFAVDEAGLWVIYSTEANAGNIVISKINVTSFTVERTWVTSQYKPGVTNAFMICGVLYAVKPVSTRIEEIFYTFDTRTGEEGKVNIKMDKVLEKLQSVSYNPSDHKLYVYNDGYQVTYDVIFKRNEQPSTPQLAN